In Desulfovibrio inopinatus DSM 10711, the following are encoded in one genomic region:
- a CDS encoding SIR2 family NAD-dependent protein deacylase — translation MNSSLQSALQLLEASSHAIAFTGAGISVASGIPDFRSPGGVWERHDPMEVATTRALKSNPEGVWRFLLEAFSLTTKAQPNRAHTALARMEHAGVLHGIITQNIDALHMRAGSRNVVEYHGTMARCVCMGCGQTFNEPEKIVFSKGFTIPWICDQCGGLVRPEIVFFGESIPLDALEKSGQLAREADLVMVIGTSGNVAPANTIPYEIKSRGGKVIVINPQETSYAGMADVTIRQPAETALPELAKAFSHHH, via the coding sequence ATGAACAGTTCTCTTCAATCTGCATTGCAACTTCTCGAAGCAAGTTCACATGCCATTGCTTTTACCGGCGCCGGCATTTCGGTTGCAAGCGGGATTCCGGATTTTCGAAGTCCCGGAGGCGTTTGGGAACGTCACGATCCCATGGAAGTCGCTACGACTCGAGCACTCAAGTCGAATCCGGAAGGAGTCTGGCGGTTTTTATTGGAAGCGTTTTCTCTGACGACCAAAGCCCAGCCAAATCGAGCCCATACTGCATTGGCGCGTATGGAACATGCCGGTGTGCTTCATGGTATTATTACGCAAAATATTGATGCATTGCACATGCGAGCCGGATCCAGGAACGTTGTTGAGTATCACGGTACTATGGCGCGATGTGTCTGTATGGGCTGTGGGCAAACGTTTAATGAGCCAGAAAAAATCGTATTTTCAAAGGGTTTTACCATTCCGTGGATCTGTGATCAATGCGGTGGACTTGTGCGGCCGGAAATTGTTTTTTTTGGTGAGTCCATACCACTTGACGCCCTTGAAAAAAGTGGTCAATTGGCGCGTGAAGCAGACCTTGTAATGGTCATTGGGACATCCGGTAATGTCGCTCCGGCCAACACTATTCCATACGAGATCAAATCGAGAGGGGGAAAGGTTATCGTTATCAATCCCCAGGAAACATCATATGCCGGCATGGCCGATGTGACCATCCGGCAACCAGCTGAAACTGCTTTGCCTGAACTTGCCAAAGCGTTTTCGCACCACCATTAA
- a CDS encoding CoB--CoM heterodisulfide reductase iron-sulfur subunit A family protein produces the protein MSSSSILVVGGGFSGITAALEAAEVGHEVFLIEKNPFLGGRVAQLNKYFPKLCPPSCGLEIQFQRIKNNKNVKVYTLAEVVSVKGSAGDYEVTIRLKPRHVTPGSIDLSDVAASLKKDVPSEFNFSLATRKALYMDVPFAFPFRYVLDKENLSSEEESALSGIDVIDLDEKAKEFTINVGSIVYATGWKPYDITNLTNLGAGEIDNCVSNMQLERLAAANGPTEGNIVRPSDNTEPKSVAFVQCAGSRDENHLSFCSYICCMASLKQAAYLVEQNPNIRVVIYYIDLRTPGRYDNFAKRILAHPQIRAVKGKVAEIKQDTSSGGVVLTVEDVMSGIKSQNKFDMVVLATGMQPSIAGETLPVDVEVDAEGFIIGGEDKGIFAAGCAKQPLDVMKSAQSATGAALKAIQTVRGR, from the coding sequence ATGTCGAGCAGCAGTATATTGGTTGTCGGCGGCGGCTTCAGCGGCATCACAGCGGCCCTCGAAGCAGCCGAAGTCGGCCATGAAGTGTTCCTTATAGAAAAGAACCCTTTTTTGGGCGGCCGGGTAGCGCAGCTGAATAAGTATTTTCCGAAGCTGTGTCCGCCCTCCTGTGGGTTGGAAATTCAATTCCAGCGCATTAAAAATAACAAGAACGTCAAAGTCTACACTCTGGCTGAAGTGGTCAGCGTGAAAGGTTCTGCCGGCGATTATGAAGTGACCATCAGGCTCAAACCCCGCCATGTCACTCCCGGCTCCATCGACCTTTCCGATGTCGCCGCTTCCCTGAAAAAGGACGTTCCCAGCGAGTTCAACTTTTCGCTGGCCACGCGAAAGGCTCTGTATATGGATGTTCCTTTCGCGTTTCCTTTCCGCTATGTCTTGGATAAAGAAAACCTTTCCTCCGAGGAAGAAAGCGCTCTGTCCGGCATCGATGTCATTGATCTCGATGAAAAAGCGAAGGAATTTACGATCAACGTCGGCAGCATCGTATATGCCACCGGCTGGAAGCCTTATGATATCACTAACCTGACGAACTTGGGTGCAGGCGAAATCGACAACTGCGTGAGCAACATGCAGCTTGAGCGGTTGGCTGCTGCCAACGGTCCTACCGAAGGCAACATTGTTCGTCCGTCGGACAACACCGAACCGAAGAGTGTTGCGTTCGTCCAGTGCGCTGGTTCGCGCGATGAAAACCATCTCAGCTTCTGTTCTTACATTTGCTGCATGGCATCGCTCAAACAAGCCGCATACCTGGTTGAACAAAATCCCAATATTCGCGTTGTCATTTACTACATTGACCTGCGTACCCCTGGTCGCTACGACAACTTCGCCAAACGCATTCTTGCTCATCCCCAAATCCGGGCCGTCAAGGGCAAGGTCGCCGAGATTAAGCAGGATACGTCCTCGGGCGGTGTCGTTCTTACGGTTGAAGATGTCATGAGCGGCATTAAATCCCAGAACAAGTTCGACATGGTCGTTCTCGCCACCGGCATGCAGCCTAGCATTGCCGGCGAGACCCTCCCCGTCGACGTCGAAGTCGACGCAGAGGGTTTCATCATCGGCGGCGAGGACAAAGGCATTTTTGCCGCTGGATGCGCCAAGCAGCCGCTTGATGTGATGAAATCGGCCCAGTCGGCCACCGGCGCCGCACTCAAGGCCATTCAAACGGTGAGAGGGAGGTAA
- the tolQ gene encoding protein TolQ translates to MESFLPQGGIWAMILGATPVVKLVMGILIVMSLACWSIIFVKLFSLGSARRDTTRDLDRFHEAETLKLAMRTMAQDKGSPAYEVCLRGYEELVRLEEADLSSEEKTAIAEENVRRALRRGVGTEVGRLSRKLAFLASCANAAPFIGLFGTVWGIMNSFHGIAMQRTASLATVAPGISEALIATAIGLAVAIPATLAYNYFLGSMQQIERQLDIFADTFLNRAQREVSWIMVSEPVEEPKRKRTLRGGF, encoded by the coding sequence ATGGAATCGTTTTTGCCGCAGGGCGGCATCTGGGCAATGATTCTTGGTGCAACCCCTGTTGTAAAGCTTGTCATGGGAATCCTCATTGTGATGTCCTTGGCGTGCTGGAGCATTATTTTCGTCAAACTGTTTTCATTGGGCAGTGCACGACGAGACACCACTCGCGACTTGGATCGGTTCCATGAAGCCGAAACCCTCAAACTCGCCATGCGCACCATGGCCCAAGATAAAGGGTCGCCTGCGTATGAAGTCTGTCTTCGCGGATATGAAGAACTTGTTCGACTTGAAGAAGCAGACTTGTCCAGCGAAGAAAAAACGGCGATTGCTGAAGAAAACGTTCGTCGTGCTTTGCGGCGCGGCGTTGGCACTGAAGTCGGTCGGCTTTCGAGAAAATTGGCGTTTTTGGCATCATGCGCCAACGCGGCCCCCTTTATTGGGCTCTTTGGGACGGTTTGGGGGATTATGAACTCATTTCATGGTATTGCCATGCAGAGAACCGCCTCGTTGGCGACCGTTGCCCCGGGTATTTCCGAAGCGCTTATCGCAACGGCCATCGGTCTGGCCGTGGCTATTCCGGCAACCTTGGCCTACAACTATTTTCTTGGTTCGATGCAGCAAATCGAACGGCAGCTCGATATCTTTGCGGATACGTTTTTGAACCGTGCGCAACGAGAAGTCTCTTGGATTATGGTCAGCGAGCCTGTGGAAGAGCCGAAACGGAAGCGTACTCTGCGCGGAGGGTTCTGA
- a CDS encoding PD40 domain-containing protein: MSAISRVLRLVVVVCVFMMSSSLAAWSQDGLTVDIYGGGGQSRLSITQAAPMTLEGGRVPAASSKLAKYIDSNLIFLPFLKLIPLSSVPGANVAGATSDAIDFAPFGLAKVDLVLTSGWKPGQNLGTVELRVYESYSKRLIVGKVYENVSEGQLPQVADRFCAALMEALTGKKGFFSANLAVVKPSGKKGSDIWIVQPQGRGLTQITSYGDLGMAISPAWSFDGRRIAYTLIGSVSHYLGVWSGGKRKVYTLPSTSVVSPRFMPNGNIAVSLNLKGKMDIYELTGAMKPGRILAGGPTIDVSPSFDASGRYMAYISDQTGSPQVYLKDSSSGATRRVTRFGYNTNPCISPDGRYIVFTRQSGTHRTYLIDLSTGNERQITFGPGSDENPTFSPDSYFIAFASTRSGKSQIYVTTIHGDTPSHVPTGSGSARMPAWCPTGQ; the protein is encoded by the coding sequence ATGAGCGCGATTTCTCGTGTTTTGCGCCTCGTGGTCGTGGTCTGTGTGTTCATGATGTCGAGTTCACTCGCAGCATGGAGTCAGGATGGATTGACCGTGGATATTTATGGAGGAGGGGGGCAATCGCGATTGAGCATTACCCAGGCTGCCCCGATGACTCTCGAAGGAGGACGAGTTCCTGCGGCCTCTTCCAAACTGGCGAAATATATTGATTCCAATCTTATTTTTTTACCCTTTCTCAAACTTATCCCCCTCTCGAGTGTCCCCGGTGCCAATGTGGCTGGAGCGACGTCCGATGCCATTGACTTTGCACCTTTCGGCTTGGCCAAAGTGGATTTGGTCCTGACGTCAGGCTGGAAACCGGGACAAAACCTTGGCACTGTCGAGCTGCGGGTTTACGAATCCTATTCAAAGCGCTTGATCGTGGGGAAGGTGTACGAAAACGTCTCTGAAGGGCAACTTCCCCAGGTCGCTGATCGATTTTGTGCGGCGTTGATGGAAGCCCTTACTGGAAAGAAAGGTTTCTTCAGCGCCAATCTGGCTGTCGTCAAACCATCCGGGAAGAAAGGTAGCGATATTTGGATTGTGCAACCGCAAGGCCGTGGGTTGACGCAAATCACCAGCTACGGAGATTTAGGGATGGCCATCAGTCCGGCATGGTCATTCGATGGTCGTCGTATTGCCTACACGCTGATTGGTTCGGTTTCGCATTACCTTGGTGTCTGGTCCGGAGGCAAACGCAAAGTATACACGTTGCCGAGTACAAGTGTGGTGAGTCCGCGCTTTATGCCGAACGGAAATATTGCTGTTTCCCTTAATTTGAAGGGCAAGATGGATATTTATGAATTGACCGGAGCCATGAAACCGGGTCGCATTCTGGCTGGCGGTCCAACCATTGATGTCTCCCCGAGTTTTGATGCATCGGGACGCTACATGGCGTATATTTCCGATCAAACGGGTTCGCCCCAAGTCTACCTGAAAGATTCGTCTTCCGGTGCGACTCGTCGAGTTACCCGGTTTGGGTATAATACCAATCCGTGCATCAGCCCGGATGGCAGATATATCGTGTTTACCCGACAATCCGGGACACACCGGACGTATCTTATTGACCTGTCCACAGGCAACGAGCGACAAATTACGTTCGGACCAGGAAGCGACGAAAACCCCACGTTTTCACCGGATAGTTACTTTATCGCTTTTGCGTCGACGCGCAGCGGGAAGTCACAAATTTATGTGACCACCATTCATGGTGATACACCGAGTCACGTTCCCACGGGATCGGGATCGGCGCGGATGCCTGCCTGGTGTCCGACGGGACAATAG
- the qmoC gene encoding quinone-interacting membrane-bound oxidoreductase complex subunit QmoC, whose amino-acid sequence MSEAVKIKPDLQFVKELQSVGGETLKKCYQCATCSVACPLSPPENPFPRKEMIWAQWGMKDRLVNNIDVWLCHNCQTCSDLCPRGARPGDLLAAIRNMTYRKLVPPVAIGEWMSSPKYLPILMGIPAALYLLIWIIRAGILGSFFPLEDGHVVYGHLFPGDFTIDPIFGLVAVFVAYSFYKGVMTMWNSFKTLPETFVVGEKKEKTPILQCLVDVVKEEIATHAKWNDCGNDNTERYIGHLSLLYGFVALFIVTSVVAVSHWGGKIFHFLAPLGHTPMSLISPVKLLANVGAILLLVGLTYLTRRRVNADPSKSASSYYDWYLLGVIWGVALTGIGSEIFRLASVPQIAYPVYYLHLISVFMLIAYLPWSKLGHLVYRTTALVYARHSGRVPLKTEEDKIFIV is encoded by the coding sequence ATGTCTGAAGCTGTCAAAATCAAACCTGATTTGCAGTTCGTCAAGGAACTGCAGTCAGTTGGAGGCGAGACGCTTAAAAAGTGCTATCAGTGCGCAACTTGTAGCGTCGCTTGCCCCCTTTCTCCTCCTGAAAACCCCTTTCCCCGCAAAGAAATGATATGGGCGCAATGGGGTATGAAGGACCGGCTGGTCAATAATATCGACGTCTGGTTGTGTCACAACTGCCAGACCTGCTCGGATCTGTGCCCCCGCGGCGCACGCCCCGGCGATTTGTTGGCTGCTATTCGTAACATGACGTATCGCAAGCTCGTTCCGCCTGTCGCCATTGGCGAATGGATGAGCTCGCCCAAGTATCTGCCCATTCTCATGGGGATTCCGGCTGCGCTGTATCTCTTGATCTGGATCATCCGCGCCGGTATCTTGGGAAGCTTCTTCCCGTTGGAAGACGGCCATGTTGTTTACGGCCACCTCTTCCCCGGCGATTTTACCATTGACCCCATTTTCGGCCTTGTCGCCGTGTTCGTCGCCTACTCCTTTTACAAGGGGGTGATGACCATGTGGAATTCGTTCAAGACACTACCGGAAACATTTGTTGTTGGGGAAAAGAAGGAAAAGACACCGATCTTGCAATGCCTTGTTGACGTAGTCAAAGAAGAAATTGCAACCCATGCGAAATGGAACGATTGCGGAAACGACAACACTGAACGCTACATCGGACACTTGTCCCTCCTGTACGGTTTTGTCGCACTCTTTATCGTTACATCGGTCGTTGCGGTGTCCCACTGGGGAGGAAAGATTTTCCATTTCCTTGCCCCTCTTGGGCATACGCCAATGTCTTTGATCAGCCCGGTGAAGCTTCTGGCTAACGTGGGCGCGATTCTGCTGCTTGTCGGTTTGACGTATCTGACACGTCGTCGTGTCAATGCCGATCCGAGCAAATCCGCTTCGTCCTATTATGACTGGTACCTTCTGGGTGTGATCTGGGGTGTCGCCTTGACCGGTATCGGAAGTGAAATCTTCCGTCTGGCCAGCGTGCCGCAAATCGCCTACCCGGTGTACTATCTGCACCTGATAAGTGTTTTTATGCTTATCGCGTATCTTCCCTGGTCCAAACTGGGCCACCTTGTCTACAGGACTACGGCACTGGTGTACGCCCGCCATTCCGGAAGGGTTCCGCTTAAAACCGAAGAAGATAAAATTTTCATCGTCTAA
- a CDS encoding TrpB-like pyridoxal phosphate-dependent enzyme, which produces MENRIYLPESDMPKAWYNPMPDLPTPLPPPLDPQTKQPVSPDQLAVIFPQAVIEQEMSSERYIPIPEPVLDIYRQFRPSPLVRARKLEKAIGTSCKIYYKNESLSPAGSHKPNTAIAQAYYNKVEGVKRLSTETGAGQWGTALSYACKMFGLDCTVYMVKVSYNQKPYRRILINSYGSTVYPSPSEHTKTGQAILAQDPDCGGSLGLAISEAVEDAATHDDTKYALGSVLNHVCIHQTIVGLETQKQLEMAGEKPDYLIGCVGGGSNFAGLVSPFLPQKLAGENITFIGAEPKACPTLTRGQFRYDYGDVAKLTPLLKMHTLGSSFMPAPIHAGGLRYHGDSPIVCNLVANNIVEPRAYYQVECFEAAQLFLNSEGFLPAPETSHAIKAAIDVAQTKNDGSTIVFLYSGHGLLDLASYDAFLQGDLKNFDYPEEHISEALKDCPVVDEN; this is translated from the coding sequence ATGGAGAATCGTATCTACCTACCTGAATCCGACATGCCGAAAGCATGGTATAACCCCATGCCCGATCTCCCCACGCCCCTGCCACCACCGCTTGATCCCCAAACAAAACAACCCGTTTCACCGGACCAACTAGCGGTTATTTTCCCCCAAGCGGTTATCGAACAGGAAATGTCGTCTGAACGATACATTCCCATTCCAGAACCCGTTCTCGATATCTATCGCCAGTTTCGCCCCTCACCGCTCGTCAGAGCACGCAAACTCGAAAAAGCTATCGGAACATCCTGTAAGATCTACTATAAAAATGAATCACTCTCCCCGGCAGGTTCACACAAGCCCAATACGGCAATCGCGCAAGCCTACTACAACAAAGTCGAGGGTGTAAAACGTCTTTCCACGGAAACGGGTGCTGGGCAATGGGGTACGGCGTTGTCGTATGCCTGCAAAATGTTCGGGCTTGATTGTACCGTGTACATGGTCAAAGTATCGTATAATCAAAAGCCCTATCGTCGAATTCTTATCAATTCGTATGGAAGCACGGTCTACCCTTCACCGTCCGAACATACCAAAACCGGTCAAGCCATCTTGGCTCAAGATCCGGATTGCGGTGGATCGCTTGGACTGGCCATTTCCGAAGCTGTAGAAGACGCGGCAACACATGACGATACCAAGTATGCTCTGGGCAGCGTGCTGAACCATGTCTGCATCCATCAAACCATTGTCGGGCTCGAAACTCAAAAGCAACTTGAGATGGCTGGGGAGAAACCAGATTATCTCATCGGCTGCGTGGGTGGCGGATCGAACTTTGCCGGTCTTGTCTCGCCTTTTCTCCCGCAAAAATTAGCCGGAGAAAACATCACCTTCATTGGAGCCGAGCCGAAAGCCTGCCCCACCCTCACCCGTGGTCAATTCCGCTACGATTACGGTGATGTTGCCAAATTGACGCCACTTTTGAAAATGCACACCCTTGGCTCTTCGTTTATGCCTGCCCCAATTCATGCGGGTGGATTGCGATACCACGGTGACTCACCGATTGTCTGCAACTTGGTCGCAAACAACATTGTCGAACCTCGTGCTTACTATCAAGTCGAATGTTTTGAAGCCGCGCAGCTCTTTTTGAACTCCGAAGGCTTTTTACCGGCTCCTGAGACATCACACGCCATTAAGGCAGCTATTGATGTCGCCCAAACGAAAAATGATGGCTCAACCATCGTTTTCCTCTACTCTGGTCACGGCTTGCTTGACTTAGCCTCGTATGATGCATTTCTTCAAGGGGATCTCAAAAACTTTGATTACCCCGAAGAACATATTAGCGAAGCGCTTAAAGACTGCCCAGTCGTCGACGAAAACTAA
- the tolR gene encoding protein TolR — MGMSTGNNKGFMAEINVTPFVDVMLVLLIIFMVTAPMMTQGLEVDLPQTRTVTALPEDPENLIVTIRRDGALFLNEYPTDMENLQAQIERIAVEKKQLIFLRADRDVPYGVVIQVMGIVKAAGVDKLGVVAEPERPETTKK, encoded by the coding sequence ATGGGTATGTCGACGGGCAACAACAAGGGCTTCATGGCCGAAATCAATGTCACACCGTTTGTGGATGTGATGCTTGTGTTGCTTATTATCTTTATGGTGACGGCGCCTATGATGACCCAGGGGCTTGAAGTGGATTTGCCACAGACCCGCACGGTGACGGCCTTACCTGAAGATCCCGAAAATCTCATTGTGACTATCCGTCGTGACGGGGCACTTTTTCTGAATGAATATCCGACGGATATGGAGAACCTCCAAGCCCAGATCGAACGCATTGCCGTTGAAAAAAAACAACTCATCTTTTTGCGGGCAGATCGAGATGTTCCTTATGGGGTTGTCATTCAGGTCATGGGCATTGTCAAAGCGGCCGGGGTAGACAAACTTGGGGTGGTTGCCGAACCGGAGCGTCCGGAAACCACGAAAAAATAG
- a CDS encoding hydrogenase iron-sulfur subunit produces the protein MPEKIGVYIDESSLMSLFDGSELVEFVKNKFGDLCPVVKSYPRLAKESVVKEIQADIDNGTIDAVCIAGPTPRVDYDVFCFGKTPTERVNLREQAIKGFMNPDGTALAKGDKAPEELVAIVQDYLKMGVVKLTKMRPINPEVPETFKTIMVLGGGWTGLHAAKYAASIGHDVVIVEKQDSLGGKAIGQYKTFPMKAPYTEAQFSGIEALVEEIKNNPKITVLTQASLEKLEGAPGLYKAEVKAAGATKALDIGAVVLATGWDPLNSKYYAPLGLSKIDDVITSADFEAMVKENRLVRPSDGKAVETVAFITDIDKCIIPEGEGQETEVVVEDAHGDSGEEGEEEVFVFKDMETCKHLAYSSELTSLVALKQANYVREKNEEAGLAYIFYDHMMVPGINELYYKAAQDNPGVMLTKGTISDIKEAGSGGVVITAKNTLLGDEIELEADLVVLPTGLVPTTAHSPILELQYRQGPSFPDLDLFDGFADSNYICFPYETRRTGIYAAGCVRQPMTMALAADDAAGAALKASQCINSASHGVAVHPRSGDLTYPVFNFVRCTQCKRCTEECPFGALDDDPKGTPMPNPTRCRRCGTCMGACPERVISFDNYNIDMVGNMIREIDVPPSFDQGGPRILMLACENDAYPCLDMAALRGRHWSPYVRVIPVRCLGSVNAIWVADAMSKGIDGVMMLGCKYGDDYQCHFVKGSELCNRRKENIAESLKRLGVEPDRVEQYEVAIDDYDKVPGLIDEFMNMIFEKGPNPFKGY, from the coding sequence ATGCCTGAAAAAATCGGAGTATACATCGACGAATCGAGCCTGATGTCGCTGTTTGACGGCAGCGAGCTGGTCGAATTCGTCAAGAATAAATTCGGCGACCTCTGTCCGGTGGTCAAGTCGTATCCGCGCCTGGCCAAAGAGTCGGTCGTCAAAGAGATTCAGGCCGATATCGACAACGGTACTATTGATGCGGTCTGCATCGCTGGCCCGACACCTCGCGTCGATTACGACGTTTTCTGCTTCGGCAAAACTCCCACTGAACGCGTGAACTTGCGTGAACAGGCCATCAAAGGATTCATGAATCCTGATGGAACAGCTCTGGCCAAAGGTGACAAAGCTCCCGAGGAGCTGGTTGCCATTGTTCAGGACTACCTGAAGATGGGCGTGGTCAAATTGACCAAAATGCGTCCCATCAATCCTGAAGTTCCGGAAACGTTCAAGACCATCATGGTTCTCGGTGGTGGGTGGACCGGTCTGCACGCAGCCAAATATGCTGCTTCCATCGGTCATGACGTCGTCATCGTGGAAAAGCAGGACTCGTTGGGCGGTAAAGCCATCGGTCAATACAAAACATTCCCGATGAAAGCCCCGTACACCGAAGCCCAATTCTCCGGTATTGAAGCCTTGGTTGAAGAAATCAAGAACAATCCGAAGATTACGGTGTTGACCCAGGCTTCGTTGGAAAAGCTCGAAGGCGCTCCTGGGTTGTATAAAGCGGAAGTCAAAGCCGCTGGTGCAACCAAAGCGCTCGACATCGGTGCCGTCGTTCTTGCTACCGGTTGGGATCCTCTCAACAGCAAGTACTACGCTCCGCTTGGTTTGAGCAAAATTGATGACGTCATCACGTCGGCTGATTTTGAAGCAATGGTGAAAGAAAACAGACTTGTTCGTCCTTCGGATGGCAAGGCTGTTGAAACCGTCGCGTTCATTACCGACATCGACAAGTGCATCATTCCGGAAGGCGAAGGCCAGGAAACTGAAGTAGTTGTTGAAGATGCTCATGGCGACAGCGGTGAAGAAGGCGAAGAAGAAGTTTTTGTCTTCAAAGATATGGAAACCTGCAAGCACCTCGCTTACAGCTCCGAACTGACCAGCCTCGTCGCGTTGAAGCAAGCCAACTATGTTCGTGAGAAGAATGAAGAAGCCGGTTTGGCCTACATTTTCTACGATCACATGATGGTTCCCGGCATCAACGAACTGTACTACAAAGCTGCCCAGGATAATCCCGGCGTCATGCTGACCAAAGGGACGATTTCCGACATCAAGGAAGCCGGTTCCGGTGGTGTGGTCATCACTGCCAAGAATACGCTGCTTGGTGACGAAATTGAATTGGAAGCCGATCTTGTCGTTCTGCCCACCGGGTTGGTTCCGACGACGGCCCATTCGCCCATTTTGGAACTGCAGTATCGTCAAGGCCCGTCTTTCCCGGATCTTGATCTCTTCGACGGCTTTGCCGATTCGAATTACATCTGCTTCCCGTACGAAACTCGCCGTACCGGTATCTACGCTGCCGGTTGCGTCCGTCAGCCTATGACGATGGCGTTGGCCGCCGACGATGCTGCCGGTGCCGCCTTGAAGGCGTCCCAGTGCATTAATTCTGCCAGCCACGGTGTTGCTGTCCACCCGCGTTCGGGCGACTTGACCTACCCGGTGTTCAACTTCGTTCGTTGTACGCAGTGCAAACGCTGCACCGAAGAATGCCCGTTCGGCGCTCTTGACGACGATCCGAAAGGAACGCCGATGCCCAACCCGACGCGCTGCCGTCGTTGTGGTACCTGCATGGGGGCTTGTCCGGAACGCGTTATCTCCTTTGACAACTACAATATCGACATGGTCGGGAACATGATTCGCGAAATCGATGTTCCTCCCAGCTTCGATCAGGGTGGTCCTCGCATCCTTATGCTGGCTTGCGAAAACGACGCCTACCCCTGCCTCGATATGGCTGCCCTCCGCGGCCGTCATTGGAGCCCCTATGTTCGTGTCATTCCGGTTCGCTGCCTTGGTTCGGTCAACGCCATTTGGGTTGCTGACGCCATGTCCAAGGGCATCGACGGTGTCATGATGCTGGGCTGCAAATACGGCGACGACTACCAGTGCCACTTTGTGAAAGGCTCGGAACTGTGCAACCGTCGTAAGGAAAACATCGCTGAGTCCTTGAAACGTCTTGGCGTTGAACCTGACCGTGTTGAGCAGTATGAAGTCGCCATTGACGATTATGACAAGGTTCCTGGCTTGATCGATGAATTCATGAACATGATCTTCGAGAAAGGTCCGAACCCCTTCAAAGGCTACTAG
- a CDS encoding cell envelope integrity protein TolA: MRFLGWIFSFSLHLTVILAAMLWSMTHSVAIDLGTPVYEVELYSLAGPGMSGPIMDKAGPPAGTPQGTQRAEPGPSKPDQTRSDNTTKPEADQDVADKASAEMQTPPPPEKLFPTPKRPEPPKEAVAPKPTPKSTPIPKEVEKPKPTPKATPLPKEVEKPKATPKPKATPTPKPTPKVTPTPKPKETPKAKATPKPKKASKTKNTSTSKNTSKDAKQDKKAVKDAIKGATKAAQKGSGSSKKSGKEDVLAAALRQAKQMAAQGTGGGSGRGALGVPGGVVGGGGTGGIGVGGSSSIGAYLNTINKIIKGNWRLPTIFANQRLTAVIRIQLEADGRIAGYDLVRSSGRPEYDATALKAVRETMRLPAPPGSYRTININFNSWESS, translated from the coding sequence ATGCGCTTTCTCGGCTGGATATTTTCATTTTCCCTTCATCTGACCGTAATTTTGGCCGCCATGTTGTGGTCAATGACACATTCGGTCGCCATTGATCTCGGCACACCGGTGTACGAAGTCGAGTTGTACAGTCTTGCCGGCCCAGGGATGTCTGGTCCGATCATGGATAAAGCCGGTCCGCCTGCCGGGACACCGCAAGGTACTCAACGCGCCGAGCCCGGGCCATCGAAGCCCGATCAAACTCGGAGCGACAATACGACCAAACCGGAAGCCGATCAGGATGTTGCCGACAAGGCGAGCGCGGAAATGCAAACGCCACCGCCACCGGAAAAATTGTTTCCGACTCCCAAGCGTCCAGAACCGCCCAAGGAAGCCGTTGCTCCAAAGCCGACGCCGAAGTCGACACCGATTCCAAAGGAAGTGGAAAAACCAAAACCCACGCCGAAGGCAACACCGCTTCCGAAAGAAGTGGAAAAGCCCAAGGCAACGCCAAAACCCAAGGCGACCCCAACTCCGAAACCGACCCCCAAAGTAACGCCGACGCCGAAACCTAAAGAGACTCCGAAAGCCAAGGCCACGCCAAAGCCAAAGAAAGCCTCAAAGACGAAAAACACGTCGACGTCAAAAAATACATCAAAGGATGCGAAGCAAGACAAGAAAGCGGTGAAGGATGCCATTAAGGGTGCAACCAAAGCGGCTCAGAAGGGCTCTGGTTCATCCAAAAAATCGGGTAAAGAAGACGTGTTGGCTGCCGCTTTGCGTCAGGCAAAACAAATGGCTGCGCAAGGCACAGGAGGAGGCTCGGGACGTGGGGCTTTGGGTGTTCCCGGAGGTGTGGTCGGCGGTGGAGGTACCGGTGGGATAGGTGTCGGTGGATCAAGTTCTATTGGAGCCTACCTCAATACGATCAACAAAATTATCAAAGGGAATTGGCGCCTACCTACCATTTTTGCTAATCAACGGTTGACGGCCGTTATTCGAATTCAACTTGAAGCAGACGGCCGAATTGCCGGGTATGACTTGGTCAGGTCTTCCGGGCGTCCCGAATACGATGCAACGGCTTTGAAAGCCGTGCGCGAGACGATGCGGCTTCCGGCCCCGCCGGGCAGTTATCGCACCATCAACATCAATTTCAATTCATGGGAGAGCTCATGA